The following proteins are encoded in a genomic region of Deltaproteobacteria bacterium:
- a CDS encoding aminopeptidase P N-terminal domain-containing protein has protein sequence MDATTYAERRAAFMERMGEGVAIIPAAPQSTRSNDVEYRYRQDNDLLYLTGFPEPNGLCVLSPRHESERFVLFVQPRDREKETWTGKRYGTEGAKEVFGADAAYTIDQVKEVLPGHLAGAERVYFAPGRDEGTNSLIQGLVDASRSGRARTGRGVVSLVDPASIVHEMRLFKSSGELDLMRKAVAASERAHAAAMRAARDGACEYELEALLEYHFRAAGGSGMAYPSIVASGANATILHYTQNDRRMRDGDLVLIDAGAEFDGYCSDVTRTFPVAAGYSPPQRRIYEIVLRAQQEGIALVRPGVSMEDIHRRATEVLVEGLLDIGLLSGEAGELIEKGEHSRFYMHRTGHWLGLDVHDVGQYRIDGAARPLEPGMVLTVEPGLYIAEDLDGVSDEYRGIGVRIEDDVLVTDAGHDVLSAAIPKEVDAIEAIRREALASPGPAPH, from the coding sequence ATGGACGCAACCACCTATGCAGAGCGGCGCGCGGCCTTCATGGAGCGCATGGGCGAGGGTGTGGCGATCATTCCGGCGGCGCCGCAGTCGACCCGCTCCAACGACGTGGAGTACCGCTACCGGCAGGACAACGACCTGCTCTACCTGACCGGGTTTCCGGAACCCAACGGCCTTTGCGTGCTGTCGCCGCGGCACGAGTCGGAACGCTTCGTCCTGTTCGTGCAGCCGCGGGACCGGGAGAAGGAGACCTGGACGGGCAAGCGCTACGGGACGGAGGGGGCGAAGGAGGTGTTCGGGGCGGACGCCGCCTACACAATCGATCAGGTGAAGGAGGTCCTGCCGGGGCATCTGGCCGGGGCGGAAAGGGTGTACTTTGCGCCGGGGCGCGACGAGGGCACGAACTCTCTCATCCAGGGGCTTGTCGACGCCAGCCGGTCCGGCCGCGCGCGCACCGGCCGTGGAGTCGTGTCGCTGGTGGACCCGGCGTCGATCGTGCACGAAATGCGCCTCTTCAAGTCGTCCGGTGAGTTGGACCTCATGCGCAAGGCGGTGGCGGCGTCGGAACGAGCCCACGCCGCGGCCATGAGGGCGGCGCGCGACGGCGCTTGCGAGTACGAGCTGGAGGCCTTGCTGGAATACCACTTCCGCGCGGCGGGCGGGTCGGGCATGGCCTATCCTTCCATCGTCGCCTCGGGGGCCAACGCCACCATCCTCCACTACACGCAGAACGACCGCCGCATGCGCGACGGCGACCTGGTGCTCATCGACGCGGGGGCGGAGTTCGACGGCTACTGCTCGGACGTGACGCGCACGTTCCCGGTGGCGGCCGGTTACTCGCCGCCCCAGCGGCGCATCTACGAGATCGTCCTGCGGGCGCAACAGGAGGGCATCGCGCTGGTACGGCCGGGCGTGTCCATGGAGGACATCCACCGGCGCGCCACGGAAGTGCTGGTGGAGGGGCTGCTCGACATCGGGCTCCTGTCAGGGGAAGCCGGTGAACTGATCGAGAAAGGCGAGCACTCGAGGTTCTACATGCACCGGACCGGTCACTGGCTTGGGCTGGACGTGCACGACGTGGGGCAGTACCGGATCGACGGCGCCGCGCGTCCGCTGGAGCCCGGCATGGTGCTCACGGTGGAGCCCGGGCTCTACATCGCCGAAGACCTGGACGGCGTGAGCGACGAATACCGCGGCATCGGCGTCCGCATCGAGGACGACGTCCTGGTCACGGACGCGGGCCACGACGTGCTGTCGGCCGCGATCCCCAAGGAGGTGGACGCCATCGAGGCGATCCGGCGCGAGGCGCTGGCGAGCCCCGGCCCCGCGCCGCACTGA
- a CDS encoding alpha/beta hydrolase → MAETVYKDFRREEMEYQFNPRVTVTEYPRLTEERERASEATRAKLKHHRDVRYGDGPRMTLDIFPAERSGAPVQVYIHGGYWRGGSKEAYSFFAGPFVEAGVTLVLLEYDLCPQVTVPDIMRETREGIAWVYRHIAEYGGDPERLYLSGSSAGGHLTARALSHRWEEDGLPEDIIKAAVAITGVYDPDPVFYVSSNEDIRLTPDTAREISAMLHPPLDRTPFVVAVGGAESRGWIGMSRDFFALCQERGLDCSFLEVPGTHHFSVSGQLGERGSLMSRTVLGQMGCL, encoded by the coding sequence ATGGCGGAAACGGTTTACAAGGACTTTCGTCGCGAGGAGATGGAATACCAGTTCAATCCTCGCGTCACCGTGACCGAGTATCCCCGGCTGACCGAAGAGCGGGAGCGGGCCAGCGAGGCCACGCGGGCAAAGCTGAAGCACCACCGCGACGTGCGCTACGGCGACGGCCCGCGGATGACCCTGGACATCTTCCCGGCGGAGCGGTCCGGCGCTCCGGTGCAGGTCTACATCCACGGCGGCTACTGGCGCGGCGGCAGCAAGGAGGCCTACAGCTTCTTCGCCGGCCCGTTTGTCGAAGCCGGGGTCACCCTGGTGCTGCTGGAATACGACCTCTGCCCGCAGGTCACCGTGCCCGACATCATGCGCGAGACCCGCGAGGGGATCGCGTGGGTCTACCGCCACATCGCGGAGTACGGCGGCGACCCGGAGCGGCTCTACCTGTCGGGGTCCTCGGCGGGCGGGCACCTGACGGCCAGGGCGCTCAGCCATCGCTGGGAAGAGGACGGTCTCCCGGAAGACATCATCAAGGCCGCCGTGGCCATCACCGGGGTGTACGACCCCGACCCGGTCTTCTACGTGTCGTCCAACGAGGACATCCGCCTGACCCCCGATACCGCTCGAGAGATCAGCGCCATGCTGCATCCGCCCCTAGACCGGACCCCGTTCGTGGTGGCGGTGGGCGGGGCGGAATCCCGCGGGTGGATCGGCATGTCCAGGGACTTCTTCGCCCTTTGCCAGGAACGGGGCCTGGACTGCAGCTTTCTGGAGGTGCCGGGCACACACCACTTCTCGGTCTCGGGACAACTGGGCGAACGGGGCAGCCTCATGTCGCGCACCGTGTTGGGTCAGATGGGTTGTCTCTGA
- a CDS encoding TIGR04211 family SH3 domain-containing protein: MKQAPVTVRRLGLAALWVLAFSAVCHAQPAYISGYREVMLRTGPSVEHRILAVLRTGNEMEILGEDGDYNLVSLPDGRQGYVLKSFLTNEAPPERRLEELSETVETQAAELERLRNENRNLVARNDKLTKDNEGDRRLLQRLQQESANIERDERMWWFMSGAGVLLVGWLLGMTRLRLRRKARARSFT; this comes from the coding sequence ATGAAGCAAGCGCCGGTGACCGTCCGCCGCCTCGGGCTCGCGGCCCTGTGGGTGCTCGCGTTCAGCGCGGTATGCCACGCACAGCCCGCGTACATCAGCGGCTATCGCGAGGTCATGCTGCGCACGGGACCGAGCGTGGAACACCGGATCCTTGCGGTGCTCCGCACCGGCAACGAGATGGAGATCCTTGGCGAGGACGGCGACTACAACCTCGTCTCCCTCCCGGACGGGCGCCAGGGCTACGTGCTCAAGAGCTTTCTCACGAACGAGGCCCCGCCGGAACGGCGCCTCGAAGAACTGTCCGAGACGGTCGAGACCCAGGCGGCCGAACTGGAGCGACTGCGCAACGAGAACCGGAACCTCGTGGCGCGCAACGACAAGCTGACCAAGGACAACGAGGGGGACCGGCGCCTGCTGCAACGCCTGCAACAGGAGAGCGCCAACATCGAACGCGACGAGCGCATGTGGTGGTTCATGAGCGGCGCCGGCGTGCTCCTCGTCGGCTGGCTCCTGGGCATGACCCGCTTGCGTCTGAGGAGGAAGGCGCGCGCCCGGAGCTTTACCTAG
- a CDS encoding LLM class flavin-dependent oxidoreductase, with product MHPVQLFCWHFMAYPHLPEDFDEKYDTGWVTVPNSLWDSEKSRGLFQDYIDQLAYADDLGFDGLVLNEHHQNIYGLMPSPNLIAAALTQRSSKAKICVLGNLLPLHINPLRVAEEYAMLDNMSNGRIIAGFAPGGGPENYNYDIPSVTSRERFWEAVDLVVRAWTDDGPFNHEGHYYPLRYVNPWPKPTQKPHPPIWVPGSRSASTLTEVAKRGYCYFLSSRSHGGETYKAREQFSQILEEHGDTYHPFRMGILMSAYVSETDAQAKEECEEGVWYFLRNCLKGHLRKEGRQLTFGAGVPYIPAPAWKEFLKHSDPERSMLGDVNDWDELDKAQSIVVGSPETVHRKILSLIEKSQVGNLLIQFHLGNMPGELALKSQRLFATEVAPALRDDSARVFAKAYPGMEETLAAGAVA from the coding sequence ATGCACCCGGTACAACTGTTCTGCTGGCATTTCATGGCCTACCCGCATCTGCCCGAGGACTTCGACGAGAAGTACGATACCGGCTGGGTGACGGTTCCCAACAGCCTGTGGGACTCGGAGAAGTCCCGCGGCCTCTTCCAGGACTACATCGACCAGCTCGCCTACGCCGACGACCTGGGCTTCGACGGGCTGGTGCTGAACGAGCATCATCAGAACATCTACGGCCTGATGCCCTCGCCCAACCTCATCGCGGCGGCGCTGACGCAGCGTTCCAGCAAGGCCAAGATCTGCGTTCTGGGGAACCTGCTGCCACTGCACATCAACCCGCTCCGGGTGGCCGAAGAGTACGCAATGCTCGACAACATGAGCAACGGGCGCATCATCGCGGGCTTCGCACCGGGCGGCGGCCCGGAGAACTACAACTACGACATCCCCTCGGTGACCTCGCGCGAACGATTCTGGGAAGCCGTGGACCTGGTGGTGCGCGCGTGGACCGATGACGGCCCGTTCAACCACGAGGGCCACTACTACCCGCTGCGCTACGTGAACCCGTGGCCCAAGCCCACCCAGAAGCCCCATCCGCCCATCTGGGTGCCCGGCTCGCGCAGCGCGTCCACGCTTACCGAGGTGGCCAAGCGCGGCTACTGCTACTTCCTGTCGTCCCGGAGCCACGGCGGCGAGACGTACAAGGCTCGCGAGCAGTTCTCCCAGATACTCGAAGAGCACGGCGACACCTACCACCCGTTCCGCATGGGCATCCTGATGTCCGCCTATGTCAGCGAGACCGATGCCCAGGCCAAGGAGGAGTGCGAGGAGGGCGTGTGGTATTTCCTGCGCAACTGCCTCAAGGGCCACCTGCGCAAGGAAGGCCGTCAGCTCACCTTCGGCGCCGGCGTGCCCTACATCCCCGCGCCCGCCTGGAAGGAGTTCCTGAAGCACTCCGATCCGGAACGCTCCATGCTGGGGGACGTCAACGACTGGGACGAGCTCGACAAGGCCCAGTCCATTGTCGTGGGGAGTCCCGAGACCGTGCACCGGAAGATCCTGAGCCTCATCGAGAAGTCGCAGGTGGGCAACCTGCTGATCCAGTTCCACCTCGGCAACATGCCCGGAGAGCTGGCGCTGAAGAGCCAGCGCCTGTTCGCCACCGAGGTGGCGCCGGCCTTGCGGGACGACTCCGCGCGGGTGTTCGCCAAGGCCTACCCCGGGATGGAAGAGACTCTTGCGGCCGGAGCGGTCGCATGA
- a CDS encoding alpha/beta hydrolase has product MSGRTLDINGRKVSVLEDGSGDPTLYLHGFADVHGVTEGWLSFHEKLIECCRLFAPAHPGCAASDEIEYLESAEDLVFHYLEVIDALGLERFDLVGACVGGWAAAELAARHPEKVRRLVLIDASGLFVPGAPIGDIFMMSHPVRGTDYSELRAMLFESDETPAGHALFPNGRAENIEDELRRYQMLRFTNRFGFNPPYFYNRSLRSRLHRISAPTLVVWGESDHMVPLAHGEAYAAGIPNSNGVKLVKGAGHSPQAEQPEATAGLVTGFLSG; this is encoded by the coding sequence ATGAGCGGGCGAACCCTCGATATCAACGGCCGGAAGGTGTCGGTGCTGGAGGACGGTTCCGGCGATCCCACCCTCTACCTGCACGGTTTCGCCGACGTCCACGGCGTCACGGAAGGCTGGTTGTCGTTCCACGAGAAGCTCATTGAATGCTGCCGGCTGTTCGCCCCGGCTCACCCGGGGTGCGCCGCATCCGACGAGATCGAGTACCTGGAGTCGGCCGAGGACCTGGTGTTCCACTACCTCGAGGTCATCGACGCCCTCGGCCTGGAGCGCTTCGACCTGGTCGGAGCCTGTGTCGGAGGATGGGCGGCCGCCGAGCTTGCGGCGCGGCACCCCGAGAAGGTCCGCCGGTTGGTGCTCATCGACGCGTCGGGCCTGTTCGTGCCCGGTGCTCCCATCGGCGACATCTTCATGATGTCCCACCCGGTGCGCGGCACCGACTACTCCGAGTTGCGCGCCATGCTGTTCGAGAGTGACGAGACACCGGCGGGACACGCGCTGTTCCCCAACGGCCGGGCCGAGAACATCGAGGACGAACTGCGGCGCTACCAGATGCTGCGCTTCACCAACCGGTTCGGCTTCAACCCGCCCTACTTCTACAATCGGTCGCTACGGAGCCGGCTCCACCGCATTTCCGCGCCGACGCTGGTGGTGTGGGGCGAGTCCGACCACATGGTGCCGCTGGCCCACGGCGAGGCCTACGCGGCCGGCATTCCCAACTCCAACGGCGTGAAGCTGGTGAAGGGCGCCGGCCACAGCCCCCAGGCGGAACAGCCGGAGGCCACGGCGGGCCTGGTGACAGGTTTTCTCAGCGGGTAG
- a CDS encoding tetratricopeptide repeat protein has translation MRSSRCLRPAVVFLAAALSLTPVAHGQSGEPSENPDRMRAYALWQRGYLLHLSGDYQAAVDSFRESTEILPTAEGHTFLGWSLSMLGHLEEALAECKKAIELDPDYGNPYNDIGAYLIDLGRADEAIPWLEKAISAKRYCCYQFAHFNLGRVYLMQEEFHAARRSFEQALRHDPDYLPARKALEYIDAEIGKPL, from the coding sequence ATGAGATCATCGCGATGCTTGAGGCCAGCCGTGGTGTTCCTGGCGGCGGCGTTGTCGCTGACGCCCGTGGCCCACGGACAGTCAGGCGAGCCTTCGGAAAATCCCGACCGGATGCGCGCTTACGCCCTTTGGCAGCGGGGCTACCTGTTGCATCTCAGCGGCGACTACCAGGCCGCGGTCGACAGTTTCCGCGAGTCCACCGAGATCCTGCCCACGGCCGAGGGGCACACCTTCCTGGGCTGGTCGCTCAGCATGCTCGGGCATCTCGAAGAAGCCCTTGCCGAATGCAAGAAAGCCATCGAGCTCGATCCGGACTATGGAAATCCCTACAACGACATCGGGGCGTACCTGATCGATCTCGGCCGCGCGGACGAGGCGATCCCGTGGCTCGAGAAGGCGATCTCGGCCAAGCGATACTGTTGCTACCAGTTCGCGCATTTCAATCTCGGTCGTGTGTACCTGATGCAGGAGGAGTTCCACGCGGCGAGGCGCTCTTTCGAACAGGCCCTGCGGCACGATCCCGACTATTTGCCCGCACGGAAGGCCCTTGAGTATATCGACGCGGAAATAGGGAAGCCGCTGTAG
- the metH gene encoding methionine synthase, whose amino-acid sequence MSAQPLRNLLADRILLFDGAMGTRIQALGLGEAEFRGARFGEHPKPLKGCNDILCVTQPHAIEKIHEEYLEAGADIVETNTFNANAVSLLDYGIEDLAYEINAAGAAAARTAVDRFNARDDGSRLVAGSLGPTNRTASMSPDVNDPGFRAVTFDALAAAYYDQARGLVDGGADLLLPETTFDTLNLKACLFAIARLQEERGLKLPVLASVTITDQSGRTLSGQTLEAFLTSISHAELAAVGINCAFGPHQMTPFVEELSRLSHLPVFAYPNAGLPNEFGGYDMGPDEMAGALTEWAREGWLNLVGGCCGTTPEHIAALREGVEGLGSRTAPGPDRFTHLSGLERLVIRPDTNFIMVGERTNVAGSRKFARLIREEQYEEAAAIAREQVEGGANIIDVNMDEGMLDSPEAMTAFLNHVAAEPEIVRVPVMLDSSNFSVIEAGLKCVQGKGVVNSISLKEGEDAFRRQARLVKRYGAAVIVMAFDEEKQATTVEERVRVCRRAHRILTEEVGFDEADIIFDTNILTVATGIEEHAEYAMNFIEAARRLKALFPRCHISGGVSNISFSFRGNDRVREAMHAAFLYHAIQAGMDMGIVNAGQLAVYEEIPADLRELVEDVLFNRRPDATERLVAFAEQVKDTGPAAVEEQAWREEPVESRLSHALVRGIADYIDEDVDEALGQYERPLHIIEGPLMDGMNVVGDLFGSGKMFLPQVVKSARVMKRAVARLTPLMEAESAAQGGGMKRAKLVFATVKGDVHDIGKNIVGVVLRCNNYDVIDLGVMVPADRIIDTAVAEDADAIGLSGLITPSLDEMVHVAGEMERRGLKLPLLIGGATTSKRHTAVKIAPAYGRETVHVLDASRAVPVVQDLMDPDARAALDTANRADQERMREEYESRAGTRLLSYADARERRCRIDWEACEPDVPEFTGSRVLREFPLAELVPYIDWSPFFHTWEIRGRYPELLDDPVRGPAARELFANARELLDRIVEEGLLTAHGVYGFYPANADGDDVVLFTDATRSVELTRLHTLRQQKEARKGTPQYALADFVAPRDSGRDDYIGAFAVTAGHRSDELAERFEAAHDEYNAIMTKALADRLAEAFAECLHARVRREWGYGRDEQLSNQDLIQERYRGIRPAPGYPATPDHTEKPILFELLGARRATGIELTENFAMWPAASVCGLYLANPAARYFAVSAVGRDQVGLYAARKGMTVAEVERWLGPVLGYDPGER is encoded by the coding sequence ATGTCGGCACAGCCGCTGCGAAATCTACTGGCAGACCGGATTCTGCTTTTCGACGGAGCCATGGGCACGCGTATCCAGGCACTCGGCCTCGGCGAGGCGGAGTTCCGCGGGGCGCGCTTCGGCGAGCATCCGAAACCGCTCAAGGGCTGCAACGATATCCTGTGCGTGACCCAGCCCCACGCCATCGAGAAGATCCACGAGGAATACCTGGAGGCCGGCGCCGACATCGTCGAGACCAATACCTTCAACGCCAACGCCGTCTCCCTGCTCGACTACGGCATCGAAGACTTGGCCTACGAGATCAACGCGGCCGGCGCCGCGGCGGCGCGCACGGCCGTGGACCGGTTCAACGCACGCGACGACGGCTCCCGGCTGGTTGCCGGCTCCCTGGGGCCCACCAACCGGACCGCTTCCATGTCGCCGGACGTAAACGACCCGGGCTTCCGCGCCGTCACCTTCGACGCACTGGCGGCGGCCTACTACGATCAGGCTCGGGGCCTCGTGGATGGGGGAGCGGACCTGCTCTTGCCGGAGACTACCTTCGACACGCTGAACCTGAAGGCCTGCCTGTTCGCCATCGCGCGGCTCCAGGAAGAGCGGGGCCTGAAGCTGCCGGTGCTGGCGTCGGTGACCATCACCGACCAGAGCGGGCGCACCCTCTCCGGCCAGACCCTGGAGGCGTTCCTGACCTCCATCAGTCACGCGGAACTCGCCGCGGTGGGCATCAACTGCGCCTTCGGGCCGCACCAGATGACCCCTTTCGTGGAGGAGCTGTCGCGGCTCTCGCACCTGCCGGTGTTCGCCTATCCCAACGCGGGCCTGCCCAACGAGTTCGGCGGCTACGACATGGGGCCGGACGAGATGGCCGGGGCGCTGACGGAGTGGGCGCGGGAGGGCTGGCTCAACCTCGTGGGCGGGTGTTGCGGCACCACGCCGGAGCACATCGCCGCGCTCCGGGAAGGGGTCGAGGGACTGGGCTCGAGGACGGCCCCCGGGCCCGACCGCTTCACACACCTCAGCGGACTGGAACGGCTGGTGATCCGGCCGGACACCAACTTCATCATGGTGGGCGAGCGCACCAACGTCGCCGGCTCGCGGAAGTTCGCCCGGCTGATCCGGGAAGAGCAGTACGAAGAGGCGGCGGCCATCGCGCGGGAGCAGGTGGAGGGCGGCGCCAACATCATCGACGTCAACATGGACGAGGGCATGCTCGACTCGCCCGAGGCCATGACCGCGTTCCTGAACCACGTGGCCGCGGAGCCGGAGATCGTGCGCGTGCCGGTGATGCTCGACAGCTCGAACTTCTCGGTCATCGAGGCCGGGCTCAAGTGCGTCCAGGGCAAGGGGGTGGTGAACTCCATCTCGCTCAAGGAAGGGGAGGACGCCTTCCGGCGGCAGGCGCGCCTGGTGAAACGCTACGGCGCCGCGGTCATCGTCATGGCCTTCGACGAGGAGAAGCAGGCGACCACGGTGGAAGAGCGGGTGCGGGTGTGCCGGCGCGCGCACCGCATCCTCACCGAGGAGGTGGGCTTCGACGAGGCCGACATCATCTTCGACACCAACATCCTCACCGTGGCCACGGGCATCGAGGAGCACGCCGAGTACGCCATGAACTTCATCGAGGCGGCGCGGCGGCTCAAGGCGCTGTTTCCGCGCTGTCACATCTCCGGCGGGGTGAGCAACATCTCGTTCTCCTTTCGCGGCAACGACCGGGTGCGCGAGGCCATGCACGCGGCGTTCCTCTACCACGCCATCCAGGCGGGCATGGACATGGGCATCGTCAATGCCGGTCAGCTCGCGGTGTACGAGGAGATCCCGGCGGATCTGCGGGAACTGGTGGAAGACGTGCTCTTCAACCGGCGGCCGGACGCCACGGAGCGGCTCGTGGCCTTCGCCGAACAGGTCAAGGACACGGGCCCGGCGGCGGTGGAGGAGCAGGCGTGGCGCGAAGAACCGGTGGAGAGCCGGCTTTCCCACGCCCTGGTGAGGGGCATCGCGGACTACATCGACGAGGACGTGGACGAGGCCCTGGGACAATACGAGCGTCCGCTCCACATCATCGAGGGGCCGCTCATGGACGGTATGAACGTGGTCGGCGACCTGTTCGGATCGGGCAAGATGTTCCTGCCCCAGGTGGTGAAGAGCGCCCGCGTCATGAAGCGCGCGGTGGCGCGCCTGACCCCCCTCATGGAGGCGGAGAGCGCCGCGCAGGGGGGCGGCATGAAGCGCGCCAAGCTCGTGTTCGCCACCGTCAAGGGCGACGTCCACGACATCGGCAAGAACATCGTCGGCGTGGTGCTGCGCTGCAACAACTACGACGTCATCGACCTCGGCGTCATGGTGCCGGCGGACCGGATCATCGACACCGCGGTGGCGGAGGACGCCGACGCCATCGGCTTGAGCGGCCTCATCACCCCGTCCCTGGACGAGATGGTGCACGTGGCCGGCGAGATGGAGCGGCGCGGCCTCAAGCTGCCGCTGCTCATCGGCGGCGCCACCACGAGCAAGCGCCACACCGCGGTGAAGATCGCCCCCGCCTACGGCCGCGAGACCGTCCACGTGCTGGACGCGTCCCGCGCCGTGCCCGTGGTGCAGGACCTCATGGACCCCGACGCCCGCGCCGCCCTGGACACCGCCAACCGCGCCGACCAGGAACGCATGCGGGAAGAGTACGAGAGCCGGGCGGGCACGCGGCTTCTGAGCTACGCCGATGCCCGGGAGCGGCGCTGCCGGATCGATTGGGAAGCCTGCGAGCCGGATGTCCCCGAGTTCACCGGCAGCCGGGTGCTGCGGGAGTTCCCGTTGGCGGAACTGGTGCCCTACATCGACTGGTCGCCGTTCTTCCACACGTGGGAGATCCGCGGCCGCTACCCCGAGCTGCTGGACGACCCCGTGCGCGGACCGGCCGCGCGAGAGCTGTTCGCCAACGCCCGCGAGTTGCTGGACCGAATCGTCGAGGAGGGTCTCCTGACGGCCCACGGAGTCTACGGCTTCTATCCCGCCAACGCCGACGGCGACGACGTCGTGCTGTTTACGGACGCGACCCGGTCCGTGGAGTTGACCCGGCTCCACACCCTGCGCCAGCAGAAGGAGGCGCGCAAGGGCACGCCCCAGTACGCCTTGGCGGACTTCGTGGCGCCGCGGGACTCCGGCCGTGACGACTACATCGGCGCCTTTGCGGTCACCGCCGGACACCGGTCGGACGAGTTGGCAGAACGATTCGAAGCGGCGCACGACGAGTACAACGCCATCATGACCAAGGCCCTGGCCGACCGCCTGGCCGAGGCCTTCGCCGAGTGCCTGCACGCCCGGGTGCGGCGTGAGTGGGGCTACGGCAGGGACGAGCAGTTGAGCAACCAGGACCTGATCCAGGAGCGCTACCGCGGCATCCGTCCGGCGCCGGGCTACCCCGCCACCCCGGACCACACCGAAAAGCCCATCCTGTTCGAGCTGCTCGGCGCGCGCCGGGCCACCGGCATCGAGCTGACGGAGAACTTCGCCATGTGGCCGGCGGCGTCGGTCTGCGGTCTCTACCTCGCCAACCCGGCCGCGCGCTACTTCGCGGTCAGCGCCGTGGGCAGGGACCAGGTGGGCCTGTACGCCGCGCGCAAGGGAATGACCGTAGCGGAGGTAGAACGGTGGCTCGGACCGGTGCTGGGTTACGATCCGGGTGAACGGTGA
- a CDS encoding glucose 1-dehydrogenase — MRLKDKVALITGGASGIGRETAQLFAREGARVVIADVDDRGGKRLAGRIRRAGGEAAYCRADVSRDGDCATMVAAAETEFGALHVLFNNAGIMLAEDADAVATSEEVWDRTLAVNLKGVFLGCKHGIPALRRAGGGSVINTASFVALMGAATPQLAYTASKGGVVAMTRELAVIHARENIRVNALCPGPLRTELLMKVLDSARKQQRRLVHIPMGRFGEAREIARAALYLASDESSFVTGTEFVVDGGITAAYVTPEAGRSR, encoded by the coding sequence ATGCGTTTGAAAGACAAGGTCGCCCTCATTACCGGTGGCGCCAGCGGCATCGGCCGGGAAACCGCGCAGTTGTTCGCACGGGAGGGTGCGCGTGTGGTCATCGCGGACGTCGACGACCGTGGCGGCAAGCGTCTGGCCGGGCGCATCAGGCGGGCCGGCGGTGAGGCGGCGTACTGCCGCGCGGACGTTTCCCGGGACGGTGACTGCGCCACCATGGTGGCCGCGGCGGAAACCGAATTCGGCGCGCTCCACGTCCTCTTCAACAACGCCGGCATCATGCTGGCCGAGGACGCGGACGCGGTGGCGACGTCGGAGGAGGTGTGGGACCGGACCCTGGCGGTGAATCTCAAGGGGGTGTTCCTGGGCTGCAAGCACGGGATTCCGGCGTTGCGCCGGGCGGGCGGCGGGTCGGTTATCAACACAGCCTCGTTCGTGGCCTTGATGGGCGCGGCCACGCCACAGCTCGCCTACACCGCCAGCAAGGGAGGCGTGGTGGCCATGACCCGGGAGCTGGCGGTGATCCACGCGCGCGAGAACATCCGCGTGAACGCGTTGTGCCCGGGTCCGCTGCGCACGGAGTTGCTCATGAAGGTTCTCGACAGCGCGCGCAAGCAACAGCGGCGCCTGGTGCACATTCCCATGGGGCGGTTCGGCGAGGCCCGGGAGATCGCCCGTGCCGCGCTGTATCTGGCGAGCGACGAATCGTCTTTCGTCACGGGCACGGAGTTCGTCGTCGACGGCGGCATCACCGCGGCCTACGTCACGCCGGAGGCGGGGCGGTCGCGCTAG
- a CDS encoding gamma-glutamyl-gamma-aminobutyrate hydrolase family protein produces the protein MPATDTPFIGITTYGRGPHNRFILPAEYVDAVRRAGGIPLLLPPGEERLDAVLPLLKAVVFSGGGDLDPDLYGGSHHETIYMVEPERDRSEIDLARRVFDLEVPTLAICRGSQILNVAKGGTLIEHLPDEVGETVNHRVPPREPTPHAIRVEPASRLAGLLGATDFSCMSWHHQAIRHVAPGFEVVAHAPDGTIEGLEMPSHPWLVAVQWHPELTAAEDPIQQRLFDALVEAAGTR, from the coding sequence ATGCCGGCCACCGACACGCCGTTCATCGGCATCACCACCTACGGGCGCGGCCCGCACAACCGGTTCATCCTGCCGGCGGAATACGTGGACGCGGTGCGCCGCGCGGGCGGCATCCCATTGCTGCTGCCGCCCGGGGAAGAGCGCCTGGACGCGGTCCTGCCGCTCCTCAAGGCGGTGGTGTTCAGCGGCGGCGGCGATCTCGACCCGGACCTCTACGGCGGTAGCCACCACGAGACCATCTACATGGTGGAGCCGGAACGGGATCGCTCCGAGATCGACCTCGCCCGGCGCGTGTTCGATCTGGAGGTCCCCACCCTGGCCATTTGCCGCGGGAGCCAGATCCTGAACGTCGCCAAGGGCGGGACCCTGATCGAGCACCTGCCCGACGAGGTGGGAGAGACGGTGAACCACCGGGTGCCGCCGCGGGAGCCCACGCCCCACGCGATACGGGTGGAACCGGCGTCCCGGCTGGCCGGGCTTCTGGGCGCCACGGACTTTTCGTGCATGTCGTGGCACCACCAAGCCATTCGCCATGTCGCGCCGGGATTCGAGGTGGTGGCGCACGCCCCGGACGGTACCATCGAGGGGCTGGAGATGCCCTCGCACCCCTGGCTCGTGGCGGTGCAGTGGCATCCCGAGTTGACGGCGGCGGAGGACCCCATCCAGCAACGCCTGTTCGACGCCCTGGTGGAGGCCGCGGGAACACGCTGA